One segment of Carya illinoinensis cultivar Pawnee chromosome 13, C.illinoinensisPawnee_v1, whole genome shotgun sequence DNA contains the following:
- the LOC122292990 gene encoding uncharacterized protein LOC122292990, producing MSAREQDETDYDCTAIFIRITNKLVDVLLKLLRVMNLSGPPLNMVGVIIVLVFIPVSFVYMAAAEAINHVSNTRYRYVIGPIIYVSGVLCVILLLALFLSQAHI from the exons ATGAG TGCAAGGGAGCAAGATGAGACTGATTATGATTGCACCGCCATTTTCATAAGAATTACCAATAAGCTAGTTGATGTGCTGCTTAAGCTTTTAAGAGTGATGAATTTATCTGGTCCTCCGTTGAACATGGTCGGCGTTATAATTGTACTGGTTTTTATTCCAGTATCATTTGTTTACATGGCTGCAGCGGAGGCaataaaccatgtttcaaacacGCGCTACCGTTATGTGATTGGACCCATCATTTACGTTTCGGGTGTCCTATGTGTCATACTACTATTGGCCCTCTTTCTATCACAAGCTCATATCTGA